The following proteins come from a genomic window of Pseudomonas sp. WJP1:
- a CDS encoding 3-keto-5-aminohexanoate cleavage protein produces the protein MQFLDDSLHPENQEKVVITVAPYGPEWMPEDFPEDIPVTMAEHIEKAVECYEAGATVLHLHVRELDGKGSKRLSKFNELIAGVREAVPDMIIQVGGSISFAPENDGQAAKWLSDDTRHMLADLDPKPDQVTVAINTTQMNIMELLYPEYIEGTSLGNPLLGSAYSEMTVPAGPAWVAEHLRRLQASGIQPHFQLTGIHALETLQRLVRKGVYTGPLNLTWIGVGGGFEGPNPFNFMNFVQRVPQACTLTAESLLKNVLPFNMMALAMGLHPRCGNEDTIIGQHGQRFGSVDQVRQTVRVAKELGREIATGKEARQIYRIGTWYKDADETLAANGMLPNRTAGPIVPSTHGR, from the coding sequence ATGCAATTTCTAGACGATTCGCTGCACCCGGAAAACCAGGAAAAAGTAGTTATTACCGTCGCCCCGTACGGTCCCGAATGGATGCCTGAGGATTTCCCGGAAGATATCCCGGTCACCATGGCAGAACACATCGAAAAGGCAGTGGAGTGTTACGAGGCTGGCGCCACTGTGCTGCACCTGCATGTGCGCGAACTTGATGGCAAGGGCTCGAAACGCCTGTCCAAATTCAATGAGCTGATCGCCGGAGTGCGCGAAGCTGTGCCGGACATGATTATCCAGGTCGGCGGTTCGATTTCATTCGCCCCGGAAAACGATGGCCAGGCCGCCAAATGGCTGTCCGACGACACACGCCATATGCTGGCAGACCTTGATCCAAAGCCCGACCAGGTGACGGTGGCGATCAACACGACGCAGATGAACATCATGGAGTTGCTCTATCCCGAATACATCGAGGGCACTTCACTGGGCAATCCGCTACTCGGCTCAGCCTATAGCGAGATGACAGTGCCCGCGGGACCTGCCTGGGTGGCGGAGCACCTGCGTCGCTTGCAGGCATCCGGGATTCAGCCGCACTTCCAGCTAACGGGTATCCACGCGCTCGAAACCCTGCAGCGCCTGGTCCGCAAAGGTGTCTACACCGGCCCATTGAATTTGACCTGGATCGGGGTGGGCGGAGGATTCGAGGGGCCCAATCCGTTCAACTTCATGAACTTTGTCCAGCGTGTACCGCAAGCGTGCACATTGACCGCCGAGTCTCTGCTCAAGAATGTGCTGCCGTTCAACATGATGGCATTGGCCATGGGGTTGCACCCGCGCTGCGGCAACGAAGACACCATCATTGGGCAGCATGGCCAGCGCTTCGGTTCTGTGGATCAGGTCCGGCAAACGGTCCGTGTGGCAAAAGAGCTGGGCCGCGAGATTGCGACCGGCAAGGAGGCGCGCCAAATCTACCGCATTGGCACCTGGTACAAGGACGCAGACGAAACCCTCGCTGCAAACGGCATGCTTCCCAACCGCACTGCGGGCCCGATAGTTCCCTCGACCCACGGTCGATAG
- a CDS encoding AraC family transcriptional regulator, translating to MPSLLRSSSLTNFIDVALSVGLDPYRQLRKAGITDAALMDPSIMIPAKSVMHLLEDSAYAAKIEDFGLRMGQTRQLDNLGPLAIALREEQTLRKAWQSLTRRLGLTNESMDLSIEEANGVAIFKQELTDNMGGSVRQATELVTCVIFRTLKQLLGPAWKPRSVCFTHQAPVSLAMHRQVFGASVRFNHEFDGIVLATSDLDAAIQSYDPLIARHAREFLDAKLAQSDVTMPDKVRKLVFALLPAGECVAEKVAQQLGVDRKTMYRHLAHHDQSYSSIVDDVRVDLVNRYVVNRERSLSEVAILLGFSSLSAFSRWFSGRFGCSVTAWRREKQRA from the coding sequence ATGCCGAGTTTGCTTAGAAGTTCAAGCCTGACGAATTTTATCGACGTTGCCCTCTCCGTCGGCCTGGACCCCTATCGACAGTTGCGCAAGGCAGGCATCACCGATGCGGCGCTGATGGATCCAAGCATCATGATCCCGGCAAAATCGGTCATGCACTTGCTGGAAGACTCTGCGTATGCCGCGAAGATCGAAGACTTTGGCCTGCGCATGGGCCAAACCCGCCAGCTGGATAACCTCGGTCCCCTGGCCATCGCCCTGCGCGAGGAGCAGACGCTGCGCAAAGCCTGGCAATCGCTGACACGCCGTCTCGGGCTCACTAACGAATCAATGGACTTGAGCATTGAAGAAGCGAACGGCGTGGCGATTTTCAAGCAGGAGCTCACCGACAATATGGGGGGGTCAGTGCGACAAGCGACCGAGCTCGTCACCTGCGTGATTTTCCGAACATTGAAGCAGCTGCTTGGCCCCGCCTGGAAACCTCGCAGTGTCTGTTTCACGCACCAGGCGCCAGTCAGCCTGGCGATGCACCGGCAGGTGTTTGGTGCATCGGTTCGGTTCAACCATGAATTCGACGGCATTGTCCTGGCCACCAGCGATCTGGATGCGGCGATCCAGTCCTATGACCCATTGATTGCGCGTCATGCACGGGAATTCCTCGATGCAAAACTGGCCCAGTCCGATGTGACGATGCCTGACAAAGTGCGCAAATTAGTCTTCGCGCTATTGCCGGCGGGCGAATGCGTAGCCGAAAAAGTGGCCCAGCAGCTTGGCGTGGACCGCAAGACCATGTATCGCCATCTCGCCCATCACGATCAAAGCTACTCATCCATTGTTGATGACGTTCGGGTCGATCTGGTGAACCGTTATGTCGTGAACCGCGAGCGATCGCTTTCAGAAGTCGCCATTCTTCTGGGCTTCTCGTCCTTGAGTGCCTTTTCGAGATGGTTTTCGGGGCGCTTTGGTTGCAGTGTGACGGCATGGCGTAGGGAGAAGCAGCGAGCGTAG
- a CDS encoding fumarylacetoacetate hydrolase family protein, with protein MRLVRFGEKGREKPGLLDSQDIIRDLSGILSDIDASTFTPSSLAHLQDIDPSTLPAVEGSPRLGAPLRVTGKFLAIGLNYRDHAQEANLPIPSEPIVFMKANSCITGPHDEIILPPDSQKTDWEVELGIVIGSEGAYLDKKDALLHVAGYVLVNDVSERAYQLERGGTWDKGKSCDSFGPIGPWFITKDEIGDVQNLSMWLDVNGVRRQTGNTATMIFDVPTLVAYISQFMRLYPGDIITTGTPPGVGMGIKPTPVFLEENDIVTLGIEKLGQQRQACVRYKG; from the coding sequence ATGCGATTGGTAAGATTTGGAGAAAAGGGCAGGGAGAAGCCTGGCCTGCTCGATAGCCAGGACATCATCAGAGACCTGAGCGGTATTCTCAGCGACATCGACGCAAGTACATTCACGCCATCATCTCTGGCGCATCTACAAGATATCGATCCTTCAACTCTCCCAGCCGTGGAGGGAAGTCCCAGGTTGGGGGCACCACTGCGGGTAACCGGCAAGTTCCTCGCGATCGGGTTGAATTACCGGGATCATGCGCAGGAGGCCAATCTGCCGATTCCCTCGGAACCTATCGTGTTCATGAAGGCCAACTCCTGTATCACGGGCCCCCATGATGAAATCATCCTTCCACCCGATAGCCAAAAAACCGATTGGGAGGTTGAACTTGGAATTGTTATTGGCAGTGAAGGCGCCTACCTCGATAAAAAAGATGCACTCTTGCATGTAGCGGGTTATGTCCTGGTTAATGATGTTTCCGAAAGAGCCTATCAATTGGAGCGTGGGGGGACCTGGGATAAAGGAAAGAGTTGCGATAGTTTTGGCCCGATCGGCCCATGGTTCATCACCAAGGATGAGATAGGCGACGTACAGAACTTATCCATGTGGCTGGATGTGAATGGCGTTCGCCGGCAAACAGGGAACACGGCGACGATGATTTTTGATGTGCCCACCCTCGTGGCGTATATCAGCCAGTTCATGCGACTTTACCCTGGCGACATTATTACCACGGGTACGCCTCCAGGCGTTGGGATGGGTATCAAGCCCACACCGGTTTTCCTTGAAGAAAACGACATTGTCACTTTGGGTATTGAAAAACTCGGCCAGCAACGCCAGGCGTGTGTTCGCTATAAAGGTTGA
- a CDS encoding MFS transporter produces the protein MSIAVNPPREISRPRAYCWLVFIVIYALMLSDYMSRQALNAVFPQLKAEWALSDAQLGLLSGIVGLAVGLLAVPAALMADRWGRVKSVVIMALFWSLSTLACGLAEHYNQLLLARLFVGIGEAGYGSVGLAIILSVFPSSMRATLTGAFTSAGMFGSVLGLASSGVIANHFGWRAALIAMSALGFLLILFFAFTVSETRLARYRPLELAESPVEGKRVEKIRLRSLLKTLFGAPTLVFTYVGSGLQLFTAYTIIAWMPSYLNRYYDLPADKSALAAAVLLIASGLGMGLCGVFTDWVGRKSDKNKTLPAILYCLGSCVLLMISMRLPPGAGQFAVIITGVFFAAGTYGSAGAIVTDLVHVSLHGTAIATLALAGNLLGAAPGPYLTGLLADRIGLLGALQWVPLVSIGAALAFAFARSHYLHDLRRHASSSCQQSR, from the coding sequence ATGTCGATTGCAGTGAATCCTCCGCGCGAGATTTCACGCCCGCGTGCCTATTGCTGGCTGGTATTTATCGTTATCTATGCATTGATGCTGTCTGACTACATGTCGCGACAGGCACTCAATGCAGTTTTTCCACAACTGAAGGCCGAGTGGGCCTTGAGCGATGCACAACTTGGCCTGCTCAGCGGCATCGTGGGCCTTGCGGTTGGCTTGCTGGCTGTACCGGCCGCGTTGATGGCGGACCGCTGGGGGCGGGTTAAAAGTGTGGTGATCATGGCGCTGTTCTGGAGTCTGAGCACTTTGGCCTGTGGGCTGGCAGAACACTATAACCAGCTGCTGCTCGCCCGATTGTTTGTCGGTATAGGCGAGGCGGGCTACGGCAGCGTTGGGCTTGCAATCATCTTGAGTGTATTCCCGTCTTCCATGCGTGCCACGCTGACCGGGGCCTTTACCTCCGCCGGCATGTTTGGCTCGGTACTGGGGCTGGCCTCAAGCGGCGTGATTGCGAATCACTTTGGTTGGCGCGCCGCGTTGATTGCCATGTCGGCGCTCGGATTTCTCTTGATCCTGTTCTTTGCATTCACGGTGAGTGAAACACGCCTGGCGCGGTACAGGCCCCTCGAGTTGGCCGAGTCGCCGGTGGAGGGCAAACGTGTTGAAAAAATTCGATTGCGCTCACTTCTCAAGACCTTGTTCGGCGCGCCTACGCTGGTGTTCACCTATGTTGGCAGTGGCCTTCAGCTCTTTACCGCTTACACCATCATTGCCTGGATGCCCAGCTACCTTAACCGCTACTACGATTTACCCGCTGACAAGTCGGCACTGGCGGCGGCCGTGTTACTGATCGCCAGCGGGCTCGGCATGGGTTTGTGCGGCGTTTTCACTGACTGGGTGGGGCGCAAGTCGGACAAAAACAAAACGCTGCCCGCCATCCTCTACTGCCTGGGATCCTGCGTACTGCTGATGATCAGCATGCGCTTGCCACCCGGCGCCGGACAGTTTGCGGTCATCATCACGGGCGTTTTTTTTGCGGCTGGCACTTATGGCTCAGCGGGCGCCATCGTCACCGATCTGGTGCACGTCTCTCTCCATGGCACCGCCATTGCCACCCTGGCGCTGGCCGGCAACCTGCTGGGTGCCGCGCCAGGGCCCTATCTGACTGGCCTGCTCGCCGACCGAATCGGCCTGCTCGGTGCGTTGCAGTGGGTCCCGTTAGTCTCGATTGGCGCAGCATTGGCGTTTGCTTTCGCAAGGTCTCATTACCTCCACGACCTGCGCCGCCATGCGTCCTCCAGTTGCCAACAATCGCGTTGA
- a CDS encoding TauD/TfdA dioxygenase family protein — MRVEQLTCSIGAELIGVNVADAIHDDDVFGFIREALIKHRVLFLRDQDITRAEHASFARRFGDLEDHPVAPTDPEAPGLVQIYKRPDAPLDRYENTWHTDATWRQAPPMGAVLRCVECPPVGGDTMWANMVLAHDNLPDQVKAQISDLIASHSIQSSFGAAMPREKRHALKAQFPDAEHPVVRTHPETGEKVLFVNAFATHFVNYHTKERVRYGQDCNQAGGDLLQYLISQAYVPEYQVRWRWKKNSMAIWDNRCTQHYAVMDYPPCHRQMDRATIIGDRPY; from the coding sequence ATGCGAGTTGAACAACTGACCTGTTCCATCGGTGCCGAGCTGATCGGTGTCAATGTAGCCGACGCCATCCACGACGATGACGTGTTCGGGTTTATCCGCGAGGCGTTGATCAAGCATCGGGTGCTGTTTCTGCGTGACCAGGACATAACCAGGGCTGAGCATGCGAGCTTTGCCCGGCGCTTTGGTGATCTGGAGGACCACCCGGTCGCGCCAACCGACCCCGAGGCGCCCGGTCTGGTGCAAATCTACAAGCGCCCGGACGCGCCGCTCGATCGCTATGAGAACACCTGGCATACCGATGCCACCTGGCGTCAGGCACCGCCCATGGGGGCCGTGCTGCGCTGCGTGGAGTGTCCGCCAGTAGGGGGTGACACGATGTGGGCCAATATGGTGTTGGCCCATGACAACCTGCCGGATCAGGTCAAGGCGCAGATCAGCGACCTGATTGCCAGTCATAGCATCCAGTCGAGTTTCGGCGCGGCAATGCCGCGTGAAAAACGCCATGCGTTGAAGGCCCAGTTTCCGGACGCGGAGCATCCGGTGGTCCGCACTCATCCGGAAACCGGCGAAAAGGTCCTGTTCGTCAATGCCTTCGCGACGCACTTCGTGAACTACCACACCAAGGAACGCGTGCGTTACGGACAGGACTGCAACCAGGCCGGTGGCGACCTGCTGCAATACCTGATCAGCCAGGCGTACGTACCTGAATATCAAGTGCGCTGGCGCTGGAAGAAAAACAGCATGGCGATCTGGGACAACCGCTGCACCCAGCATTACGCCGTGATGGATTACCCGCCGTGCCATCGCCAGATGGACCGCGCCACGATCATCGGTGACCGGCCTTATTGA
- a CDS encoding SDR family NAD(P)-dependent oxidoreductase, with amino-acid sequence MPLDEQLEHAPFEMAQASTRNFSGRVVLITGAGRGLGGTIALHFARAGADVVICDIDIPALEETRKAVEAAGANCLALHCDISSSSQVVAMFADIVQRFGTLHILVNNAALAPTGAADAVRRNKHYAYITTAQPRQSLGFTSEITDEEWHRYWDVNVHGMFYCTREALKLMQEQRYGRIVNLASIAGMSAISAHSPHYSASKGAVIAFTKSVAAEVAGGNILVNALAPGGVSTPFFEEYLDSIGEEGRRRFWQVIPAGRFGTTDEYASVATFLAGDHYFVGQVISPNGGAVL; translated from the coding sequence ATGCCATTGGACGAGCAACTTGAACACGCGCCATTTGAAATGGCGCAGGCAAGCACGCGCAACTTTTCAGGCCGTGTCGTATTGATTACCGGCGCTGGCCGTGGCCTGGGGGGAACCATTGCACTGCATTTCGCGCGGGCCGGTGCAGATGTCGTGATCTGCGATATCGATATTCCCGCCCTGGAGGAAACCCGAAAGGCTGTTGAAGCGGCAGGTGCCAACTGCCTGGCCCTGCACTGCGACATCTCTTCGAGCAGCCAGGTCGTCGCCATGTTCGCCGACATTGTCCAGCGTTTTGGCACTTTGCACATTCTTGTGAATAACGCGGCGCTGGCTCCCACGGGGGCAGCTGACGCAGTACGACGCAATAAACACTACGCCTACATCACGACTGCGCAACCGAGACAGTCGCTAGGTTTCACCAGTGAAATAACCGATGAGGAGTGGCATCGGTACTGGGATGTCAATGTGCACGGCATGTTCTATTGCACGCGCGAAGCGCTCAAGCTGATGCAGGAACAACGCTATGGTCGCATCGTGAACCTTGCCTCGATCGCCGGGATGTCGGCAATCAGTGCGCACAGTCCGCACTACAGCGCGTCGAAGGGCGCCGTCATTGCCTTCACCAAATCGGTCGCAGCGGAAGTTGCCGGGGGCAATATCCTGGTCAATGCCTTGGCCCCGGGCGGGGTGTCGACCCCTTTCTTTGAAGAATATCTCGATTCCATCGGCGAGGAAGGTCGACGCAGGTTCTGGCAAGTCATACCGGCGGGCAGGTTCGGGACAACGGATGAATATGCGTCCGTGGCGACATTCCTTGCAGGCGATCACTATTTCGTGGGGCAAGTCATCAGTCCCAATGGGGGCGCCGTCCTTTAA
- a CDS encoding alpha/beta hydrolase, whose protein sequence is MLIRIVLFAIAALAISSCTTPISIAEVAHSSKLVSAISGEGAFPIQILQPKAGHFAKLRVYIEGDGRAWITASQPSSDPTPLSPMLINMAATDSRPAAYLARPCQFVNSINCNAMVWTDERFSREVIDSMSSALDTLKQRFAVEQFELVGYSGGAAVALILAGERNDVFQVQTIAGNLDPVAWVQAKGLSPLTGSLDPLNYRARLRSIAQRHFVGSADEVITPSLVRGYASKVQAECIEIVEVPATHQEGYGLIWTSTSNKAISGGQCSSVSSLVEPRHL, encoded by the coding sequence GTGCTCATTCGAATCGTTTTATTCGCCATTGCAGCCTTGGCCATCAGTAGCTGCACGACACCCATATCGATTGCCGAGGTCGCGCATTCCAGCAAGCTCGTGTCGGCAATATCGGGCGAAGGCGCCTTCCCGATCCAAATTTTGCAACCTAAAGCGGGCCATTTCGCCAAGCTTCGGGTCTATATCGAAGGCGACGGTAGGGCGTGGATTACTGCCTCGCAACCAAGTTCAGATCCCACCCCACTCAGCCCCATGCTGATCAATATGGCAGCTACGGATTCCCGGCCAGCCGCTTATCTGGCCAGGCCTTGTCAGTTTGTCAACAGCATAAATTGCAATGCGATGGTATGGACGGATGAACGTTTTAGCCGTGAAGTCATCGACTCAATGAGTTCGGCCCTGGACACTTTAAAGCAGCGTTTTGCAGTCGAGCAGTTTGAGCTGGTGGGCTACTCCGGTGGAGCGGCGGTGGCGTTGATTCTCGCTGGCGAGCGCAACGATGTCTTTCAGGTGCAGACTATCGCTGGCAATCTCGATCCTGTGGCTTGGGTTCAAGCCAAAGGGCTGTCGCCTTTAACCGGATCGCTCGACCCGCTTAACTACCGTGCAAGATTGCGTTCAATCGCACAGCGGCATTTTGTCGGTAGTGCAGATGAGGTGATTACGCCTTCGCTGGTGAGGGGGTATGCCAGTAAGGTGCAAGCAGAATGCATAGAGATAGTCGAGGTGCCAGCCACCCACCAAGAGGGCTATGGTTTGATATGGACTTCAACGAGTAATAAAGCTATTTCAGGAGGTCAATGCTCGTCAGTATCTTCTTTAGTGGAACCGAGGCATCTGTGA
- a CDS encoding HD domain-containing protein, producing MSETALFTRMDQSTQKDWDIISAEFKSFASALPDRIIAHMNLLSGDFSGFPIDRLSHCLQTATRAYRDGRDEEYVVCALLHDIGDTLGAYNHSEVAAVILKPFVSEENHWMIQNHGIFQGYNFFHRIGMDRHMRDMFKDHSNYVRTAEFIELYDSPAFDPEGETLPLSFFEPMLRRIFAKPRLSLYGPMFSAETPAYPKM from the coding sequence ATGAGCGAAACTGCCTTGTTTACCCGGATGGATCAAAGCACTCAAAAAGACTGGGATATTATATCTGCAGAGTTTAAAAGCTTTGCCAGCGCCTTGCCGGATCGAATCATCGCGCACATGAATCTGCTGTCGGGTGATTTTTCCGGCTTTCCGATTGATCGCCTGAGTCACTGCCTGCAAACGGCTACACGCGCCTATCGTGATGGTCGCGACGAAGAGTATGTGGTGTGCGCGTTACTGCATGACATCGGTGATACGTTAGGCGCCTACAATCACTCTGAAGTGGCGGCGGTTATCCTCAAACCCTTTGTCAGCGAAGAAAATCACTGGATGATCCAGAATCATGGGATTTTTCAGGGTTATAACTTTTTTCACCGCATTGGAATGGATCGCCACATGCGCGACATGTTCAAGGATCATTCGAACTATGTGCGCACTGCAGAGTTTATCGAGTTGTACGACAGTCCTGCCTTCGACCCTGAAGGTGAAACATTGCCCCTGAGTTTCTTTGAACCGATGCTGCGGCGTATTTTTGCCAAGCCCAGGTTGTCCCTCTACGGGCCCATGTTTAGCGCTGAAACACCCGCTTACCCCAAAATGTAA
- a CDS encoding SDR family NAD(P)-dependent oxidoreductase, with the protein MNHILSKPLKGKVAVITGAGRGIGRAIALAYAQAGAAVVCSARSAAEIAETVRMIIEADGQAVAQTADVGDYAAVVALYQRASDEFGGVDIVVANAGIAIEQRRIEDSDPAQWRKTIDINLTGAYHTAHAAIPHLRRRGAGKIIMIGSGQRHRATPGFSAYSCSKSGMWMLTQSLAVELLEYNISVNELIPGPVQTEMTRDAAIPPGEWFKTPEDVVSLALFLADMPDAGPTAQSYSLMRRAI; encoded by the coding sequence ATGAATCACATCCTTTCAAAACCGCTCAAGGGTAAAGTTGCCGTCATCACCGGTGCTGGTCGTGGCATTGGCCGCGCCATTGCCCTGGCTTATGCGCAGGCCGGCGCCGCGGTGGTTTGCAGTGCACGCAGCGCAGCGGAAATAGCCGAGACTGTGCGCATGATTATCGAGGCAGACGGCCAGGCTGTCGCCCAGACAGCCGACGTGGGTGACTACGCCGCAGTCGTCGCCCTGTACCAGCGCGCCAGCGATGAATTCGGCGGTGTCGATATCGTAGTCGCCAACGCCGGCATCGCGATCGAGCAACGACGGATCGAGGACAGTGACCCGGCACAGTGGCGCAAGACCATCGACATCAACCTGACCGGTGCCTACCACACCGCTCATGCCGCCATCCCGCACCTGCGCCGGCGCGGTGCCGGGAAAATCATCATGATCGGTTCTGGCCAGCGCCACCGTGCCACCCCCGGTTTTTCGGCCTACTCCTGCAGCAAGAGCGGTATGTGGATGCTCACCCAGTCGCTCGCGGTGGAACTGCTGGAATACAACATCAGTGTCAACGAGCTGATTCCAGGGCCTGTACAGACCGAGATGACGCGCGATGCGGCTATACCGCCGGGTGAGTGGTTCAAGACCCCGGAAGACGTGGTGTCGCTGGCCTTGTTCCTGGCGGATATGCCCGACGCAGGACCTACCGCTCAGAGTTACAGCCTTATGCGCCGCGCGATCTGA
- a CDS encoding quinone oxidoreductase family protein: MNETGGPDVLRWEEMEVGDPGPGQVRLRHEAVGLNFADTYFRSGLYPMPLPAGMGVEGAGVVQAVGEGVSNVAVGDRVTYTGFLNTLGAYSTERLIPAAPLIKLPDAISCETAAGMTMRGLTSSYLMRRIHDFKAGDTILMHAAAGGVGLIVSQWAKLLGVTVIGTVSSEAKAEIARAHGCDHTINYSYEDVAARVRELTDGVGVNVVIDSVGKDTFDASLNSVKRRGLVVCLGFASGPVSGFDPQILATKGSPFLTRPALADYIVDPVEKAALAGEIFGHVAAGRINIPINQRYALQDAVQAHRDLEARKTTGSSIFVI, encoded by the coding sequence ATGAATGAAACAGGTGGTCCGGATGTTCTGCGCTGGGAAGAAATGGAGGTTGGCGATCCAGGTCCTGGGCAGGTTCGATTGCGTCATGAAGCGGTGGGCCTGAATTTTGCCGATACCTATTTCCGCTCCGGGTTGTACCCGATGCCGCTTCCTGCCGGCATGGGCGTGGAAGGCGCTGGCGTGGTCCAGGCCGTTGGCGAAGGGGTGAGCAATGTTGCGGTCGGCGATCGGGTTACCTACACCGGCTTCCTTAACACCTTGGGTGCCTATAGCACCGAGCGCCTGATACCCGCGGCGCCCTTGATCAAACTGCCCGATGCCATTTCGTGCGAAACAGCGGCGGGCATGACCATGCGCGGGCTGACGTCGTCCTACCTGATGCGTCGCATCCATGACTTCAAGGCGGGCGACACCATCCTCATGCATGCGGCGGCAGGCGGTGTCGGCCTGATCGTATCGCAGTGGGCCAAGCTGCTCGGTGTGACGGTTATCGGCACCGTATCGAGCGAAGCCAAGGCCGAGATTGCGCGGGCTCATGGTTGTGACCATACGATCAACTACAGCTACGAAGACGTGGCCGCACGGGTCCGCGAGTTGACCGATGGCGTTGGCGTCAACGTGGTGATCGACAGTGTGGGCAAAGACACTTTCGATGCCTCTTTGAATTCGGTCAAGCGGCGCGGACTGGTCGTATGCCTGGGCTTCGCTTCCGGCCCGGTCTCAGGCTTTGATCCACAAATCCTTGCCACCAAGGGGTCGCCTTTCCTAACCCGTCCGGCACTGGCGGATTACATCGTCGATCCGGTGGAAAAGGCCGCACTCGCCGGGGAAATCTTCGGTCATGTTGCAGCCGGTCGCATCAACATCCCGATCAACCAGCGTTACGCGCTACAGGACGCGGTGCAGGCCCATCGCGATCTGGAAGCGCGCAAAACCACGGGTTCCTCGATTTTCGTGATCTGA